A window from Pokkaliibacter sp. MBI-7 encodes these proteins:
- the ylqF gene encoding ribosome biogenesis GTPase YlqF → MSIQWFPGHMHKARKDIAKAMPDIDVVIEVVDARIPYSSSNPMVRRLSEGKPMIKLLNKSDLADPDMTSQWAEWFKQQDQTLAMAVRMDQPNSVKRLPQLCKELVPGRAQAGRNVRAMIMGIPNVGKSTLINTLFGRKIAKVGNEPAVTKAQQRVLLQNGMALHDTPGMLWPKIEDVDASYRLAATGAVRDTAMHYEEVALYTAKLLMQRSPDVLLKRYKLTSLPDNEQALIDAIGRKRGCLRAGGIVEMHQASEILIQELRNGSLGLFTLDTVEEWEAKIQAEAEAAAAAALAEDQQQGDDPLRENAHSVDGAEEQQESQA, encoded by the coding sequence GTGAGTATTCAGTGGTTTCCCGGACATATGCACAAGGCCCGCAAGGATATTGCCAAGGCCATGCCCGATATCGACGTGGTCATTGAAGTCGTCGATGCCCGTATACCTTACTCAAGCTCTAATCCCATGGTACGCCGGCTGAGTGAAGGCAAACCGATGATCAAGCTGTTGAATAAAAGCGATCTGGCTGACCCTGACATGACCAGTCAATGGGCCGAGTGGTTCAAACAGCAAGATCAGACACTGGCGATGGCCGTGCGTATGGATCAGCCCAACTCCGTCAAACGTCTGCCGCAGCTTTGTAAGGAGCTGGTGCCGGGGCGGGCTCAGGCGGGGCGCAATGTACGTGCCATGATCATGGGGATTCCCAACGTGGGTAAGTCGACACTGATCAACACCCTGTTCGGGCGCAAGATCGCCAAAGTGGGTAATGAGCCAGCGGTCACCAAAGCCCAGCAGCGTGTGTTGCTGCAAAACGGCATGGCACTGCATGACACGCCGGGAATGCTTTGGCCCAAAATTGAGGATGTTGACGCCTCATACCGACTGGCAGCCACCGGCGCAGTGCGCGATACTGCCATGCACTATGAAGAAGTTGCCTTGTATACCGCCAAGCTGCTGATGCAGCGCAGCCCTGATGTACTGCTCAAGCGTTACAAACTGACCAGCCTGCCTGACAATGAACAGGCGTTGATCGACGCTATCGGTCGCAAGCGTGGTTGTCTGCGGGCAGGGGGAATCGTCGAGATGCATCAGGCATCGGAGATCCTGATTCAGGAGCTGCGTAACGGCAGTCTGGGACTTTTCACCCTCGATACGGTAGAAGAGTGGGAAGCCAAAATTCAAGCTGAGGCGGAAGCGGCAGCCGCTGCCGCCCTGGCAGAAGATCAACAGCAGGGTGATGATCCCCTGCGCGAAAACGCACATTCAGTTGACGGTGCGGAAGAACAACAGGAATCACAGGCATGA